The proteins below are encoded in one region of Styela clava chromosome 4, kaStyClav1.hap1.2, whole genome shotgun sequence:
- the LOC120325763 gene encoding malonate--CoA ligase ACSF3, mitochondrial-like has protein sequence MNVLQNIKPLRCMVSMNCWKHSRAKRSTSSATNIRRLPKFLQNSFNNPEKTAIVDSNGEHSYSKLACLSMNLSRNLPSLHGERVAFLTDNDASYVACKWSTWMKGGTCVPLCKSHPISEIDYVLQDSEPKILIASSDHANGLEDLSKKHGTELLILPKDFIDQYSEAEILDDIDVQMSSHDNALIIYTSGTTGRPKGVVWTHDHLQKQIEMMLAVWEWEYNDIILHVLPLHHVHGIINAMMCPLSIGATVVMENKFQPHKVWDHFLGKFEDFPPISVFMAVPTIYIKLLQYYENNMKSKSDEIFEKCKKIRLMVSGSASLPATIFEKWKTLTSHELLERYGMTEIGMALTNSYRGQRIPGAVGRPFPGVEAMILAEDEENIVVEADCNGVLKYPGMKGHQGELLIRGPIFKEYWKRPDTTKEQFRKDGWFKTGDTAKFEDESFCIVGRTSVDIIKSGGFKIGALDIERHLLDHDNILEVAVLGVDDETWGQRVAAIIVLKDNNISFTVEDLKLWCSNRMPHYNTPTLMKLVLEIPKNAMGKVNKKSLLNLFDEEQV, from the exons atgaATGTgctacaaaatataaaaccttTGAGATGCATGGTCTCTATGAATTGTTGGAAACATTCCAGAGCAAAGAGAAGCACTTCATCAGCAACAAATATACGGAGATtgccaaaatttcttcaaaattctTTCAATAATCCTGAGAAAACGGCTATAGTGGATTCCAATGGCGAACATTCCTATAGCAAGCTTGCATGTTTATCCATGAATCTTTCTAGAAATCTTCCGTCATTGCATGGAGAAAGAGTTGCGTTCTTAACTGACAATGATGCCTCTTATGTGGCATGTAAATGGTCAACATGGATGAAAGGGGGAACTTGTGTTCCCTTGTGCAAATCGCACCCCATTAGTGAGATAGATTATGTTTTACAAGATTCTGAGCCCAAAATCTTAATTGCATCCTCAGATCATGCAAATGGATTGGAAGATTTATCAAAAAAACATGGGACAGAACTACTTATACTTCCCAAAGATTTTATTGATCAATATTCCGAAGCAGAAATACTTGATGACATAGATGTGCAAATGTCATCACATGATAATGCCTTAATCATCTATACCAGTGGGACAACAGGACGGCCAAAAGGCGTAGTTTGGACTCATGATCATCTGCAAAAACAG aTTGAAATGATGTTAGCTGTCTGGGAATGGGAGTATAATGACATAATACTGCATGTTTTACCGTTACATCATGTTCATGGAATAATTAATGCAATGATGTGTCCTCTCAGTATCGGTGCAACCGTAGTTATGGAGAATAAGTTCCAACCACATAAG GTTTGGGATCATTTTCTTggaaaatttgaagattttccACCCATAAGTGTATTCATGGCTGTTCCTAcgatttatataaaattattgcaatattatgaaaataacaTGAAAAGTAAATCtgatgaaatttttgaaaaatgtaaaaagatCCGGTTGATGGTTTCCGGATCTGCATCTCTACCTGCAACGATATTTGAGAAATGGAAAACTCTGACTTCTCATGAACTTCTGGAAAG GTATGGTATGACTGAGATTGGAATGGCGCTTACGAACAGCTACCGTGGCCAAAGAATACCTGGTGCAGTCGGACGTCCATTTCCTGGGGTTGAGGCCATGATTTTAGCAGAGGATGAAGAGAACATTGTTGTAGAAGCTGATTGCAATGGTGTATTAAAATATCCTGGCATGAAAGGTCACCAAGGTGAATTGTTAATTCGGGGACCAATATTTAAAGAATATTGGAAACGACCTGACACAACAAAAGAGCAATTTAGAAAAGATGGCTGGTTCAAAACTGGTGATACAGCCAAGTTTGAAGATGAATCATTTTGCATTGTAGGACGAACATCTGTTGATATCATCAAGAGTGGTGGCTTTAAAATAGGTGCTCTCGATATTGAGCGCCATCTACTAGATCATGATAACATACTTGAGGTTGCTGTCCTAGGGGTTGACGACGAAACATGGGGTCAAAGGGTTGCAGCTATCATCGTACTAAAAGACAATAATATAAGCTTCACCGTCGAGGATCTAAAACTTTGGTGCTCAAATAGAATGCCTCATTATAACACACCTACCTTGATGAAGTTAGTTTTGGAAATTCCAAAAAATGCGATGGGTAAAGTGAATAAGAAAAGTCTATTGAATTTATTTGATGAAGAACAAGTATAA